Proteins encoded within one genomic window of Brassica rapa cultivar Chiifu-401-42 chromosome A09, CAAS_Brap_v3.01, whole genome shotgun sequence:
- the LOC103838043 gene encoding aspartate aminotransferase, cytoplasmic isozyme 2 isoform X1 yields the protein MSSILSNVLPAPEDPVLSVIFACRDDPCPVKLNLSVGAYQTEEGKPLVLEVVRKAEQQLANDLYCDKGYLPIDGLADFNKFSAKLILGDDSHAVKENRVVTIQCLSGTGSLRVGAEFLAKHHQQRVIFVPNPTWGNHPFIFTLAGLSVEYFRYYDPHTGGLDFEGMLEDLGAAPSGALVVLQACAHNPTGIDPTLEQWEQIRQIVRSKGLLPFFDNAYQGFASGNLDSDAQSVRMFVADGGECLIAQSFAKNMGLYGERIGALTIVCTSEGVARKVKSQLLLVVRPMYLTPPIHGASIVTTILKNSDMYKDWTIELKGMADRIISMRQQLYEAIQARGTPGDWSHIIKQIGMFSFTGLNEKQVRMMAKEYHIYMTYDGRISMAGLSSKTVPQLADAIHAAVTRIP from the exons ATGAGTTCCATCTTGTCAAACGTTCTTCCTGCTCCGGAAGATCCTGTTCTCAGT GTCATTTTTGCTTGTAGAGATGATCCTTGTCCGGTTAAGTTGAATCTGAGCGTCGGTGCTTATCAAACCGAG GAGGGAAAGCCTCTTGTTCTTGAGGTGGTAAGAAAAGCAGAGCAACAATTAGCGAATGACCT GTATTGTGACAAGGGATATCTCCCAATCGATGGACTTGCTGATTTTAACAAATTTAGCGCTAAGCTAATCTTAGGTGATGATAG TCATGCAGTAAAAGAGAATAGAGTTGTTACTATCCAGTGTTTGTCTGGTACTGGTTCTTTGAGAGTCGGAGCTGAGTTTCTAGCAAAACACCACCAACAG CGTGTCATTTTCGTTCCAAACCCAACTTGGGGGAACCATCCCTTTATTTTCACCTTGGCGGGTTTGTCGGTAGAGTATTTCCGTTACTATGATCCGCATACCGGAGGACTCGACTTCGAAG gCATGCTCGAGGATCTTGGTGCAGCACCGTCTGGAGCTCTAGTGGTATTGCAAGCTTGTGCGCATAACCCCACAGGAATTGACCCAACACTGGAACAATGGGAACAGATTCGACAAATCGTGAGATCTAAAGGCTTATTACCGTTCTTTGATAATGCATATCAG GGTTTTGCTAGTGGTAACCTTGACTCAGATGCACAATCGGTTCGTATGTTTGTTGCTGATGGAGGTGAATGTTTAATAGCTCAAAGTTTTGCCAAAAACATGGGTCTTTATGGTGAGCGTATTGGTGCTCTTACCATT GTATGCACCTCAGAGGGTGTGGCTAGGAAAGTAAAAAGCCAACTGCTACTTGTTGTTAGACCTATGTATCTTACCCCACCAATTCATGGAGCATCCATTGTTACCACAATTCTTAAAAACAG TGATATGTACAAGGACTGGACCATTGAGCTGAAAGGCATGGCTGACCGCATTATTAGCATGCGCCAACAGTTATATGAAGCTATTCAAGCTAGAG GCACACCTGGTGATTGGAGTCACATTATCAAACAGATAGGGATGTTTTCTTTTACAGGATTAAATGAGAAGCAAGTTCGGATGATGGCAAAAGAGTATCACATTTACATGACTTATGATGG GAGGATAAGCATGGCAGGTCTAAGTTCAAAAACAGTGCCTCAACTTGCTGATGCTATACATGCCGCAGTTACCCGCATTCCCTAA
- the LOC103838043 gene encoding aspartate aminotransferase, cytoplasmic isozyme 2 isoform X2, whose translation MSSILSNVLPAPEDPVLSVIFACRDDPCPVKLNLSVGAYQTEEGKPLVLEVVRKAEQQLANDLYCDKGYLPIDGLADFNKFSAKLILGDDSHAVKENRVVTIQCLSGTGSLRVGAEFLAKHHQQRVIFVPNPTWGNHPFIFTLAGLSVEYFRYYDPHTGGLDFEGMLEDLGAAPSGALVVLQACAHNPTGIDPTLEQWEQIRQIVRSKGLLPFFDNAYQGFASGNLDSDAQSVRMFVADGGECLIAQSFAKNMGLYGERIGALTIVCTSEGVARKVKSQLLLVVRPMYLTPPIHGASIVTTILKNSDMYKDWTIELKGMADRIISMRQQLYEAIQARGTPGDWSHIIKQIGMFSFTGLNEKQVRMMAKEYHIYMTYDGRAEGTRCSPCRLPLRSLHK comes from the exons ATGAGTTCCATCTTGTCAAACGTTCTTCCTGCTCCGGAAGATCCTGTTCTCAGT GTCATTTTTGCTTGTAGAGATGATCCTTGTCCGGTTAAGTTGAATCTGAGCGTCGGTGCTTATCAAACCGAG GAGGGAAAGCCTCTTGTTCTTGAGGTGGTAAGAAAAGCAGAGCAACAATTAGCGAATGACCT GTATTGTGACAAGGGATATCTCCCAATCGATGGACTTGCTGATTTTAACAAATTTAGCGCTAAGCTAATCTTAGGTGATGATAG TCATGCAGTAAAAGAGAATAGAGTTGTTACTATCCAGTGTTTGTCTGGTACTGGTTCTTTGAGAGTCGGAGCTGAGTTTCTAGCAAAACACCACCAACAG CGTGTCATTTTCGTTCCAAACCCAACTTGGGGGAACCATCCCTTTATTTTCACCTTGGCGGGTTTGTCGGTAGAGTATTTCCGTTACTATGATCCGCATACCGGAGGACTCGACTTCGAAG gCATGCTCGAGGATCTTGGTGCAGCACCGTCTGGAGCTCTAGTGGTATTGCAAGCTTGTGCGCATAACCCCACAGGAATTGACCCAACACTGGAACAATGGGAACAGATTCGACAAATCGTGAGATCTAAAGGCTTATTACCGTTCTTTGATAATGCATATCAG GGTTTTGCTAGTGGTAACCTTGACTCAGATGCACAATCGGTTCGTATGTTTGTTGCTGATGGAGGTGAATGTTTAATAGCTCAAAGTTTTGCCAAAAACATGGGTCTTTATGGTGAGCGTATTGGTGCTCTTACCATT GTATGCACCTCAGAGGGTGTGGCTAGGAAAGTAAAAAGCCAACTGCTACTTGTTGTTAGACCTATGTATCTTACCCCACCAATTCATGGAGCATCCATTGTTACCACAATTCTTAAAAACAG TGATATGTACAAGGACTGGACCATTGAGCTGAAAGGCATGGCTGACCGCATTATTAGCATGCGCCAACAGTTATATGAAGCTATTCAAGCTAGAG GCACACCTGGTGATTGGAGTCACATTATCAAACAGATAGGGATGTTTTCTTTTACAGGATTAAATGAGAAGCAAGTTCGGATGATGGCAAAAGAGTATCACATTTACATGACTTATGATGG TCGAGCTGAAGGGACACGCTGCTCTCCATGTCGCCTACCATTGCGTTCTCTCCACAAGTAG
- the LOC103838044 gene encoding protein SCAR4, with the protein MTLTRYQIRNEYGLADKELYSDKEDAEVLLEGSSMAGLVGLLRQLGDLAEFAGEVFHNLHEELMTTSARGQGLAIRLQQLEAQVPNSVEIPILSQTDHSTFFYDPGLEWHSTLKTEEHLIYPHKLPHCIIDSYEECRGPPQLYLLDKFDVDGSGSCLKRYSDPSLLKKLTASQLSKDERPIKPKKKASHISNGERTLGDSQTSHAKLNQLFLMDHAEDPEITVKLKRRHLNGPPPINSSSGTGYMEKFLKNSLPYCERVHETLDQSSSAMETDEVSTCNVRVDLSTTPSLVYPSNGETRKEREMEAIADDEREGGEAMVCVEKRSSSVNNDTDAPLASTETAADKADVTQTGVLASNVLHHSTEEGTSEGGTKDVQTNDVEDDHSQHVFSVETGSEMSLTGLVEDQFSSLTNQGTEKESDDCLLFENQHISTSDNFEDLSVDADAVHDSAVPKKEDETSSQDGYSVNTEHAGHISTFNISSEVRDLILDTTPRDLHTGNITPSASSWQEDALANSDLAEISSDSGQEDPQSMSIIADGRSELEVQILDTQSDGTVFAGDNQAMLNDEVSETVPEEDLETISDPHECLPGTQECFSPEYYIQTHSQGGQESQSETDSENTTAEAAAEFLPPQDVPLGVQCSTSEETLTCNENEAEVEALNAPHQGDITSLNGNIPESVLSMGPTDQENCLDVPMAPFSTSLHVTPLEDLEITPPLPPLPPTQWWMGKLVESVKTTETQFSPVPYNGNNSFYIHRDEKIHNGVVQATEAQDLSEASVTASENQLRNEPSKATEEEQSPSESVAWESLLTPEATPEPESTEGLEALEWFSQNLKAHTNTNLTKLEEEPQLDHPLESPGETEGDNISYEYNEKVEKLPRDKESLVLGIDRSMLRKVSERNRTQLGAREDENDSLLEIIRSKSFNLRPADASVRHNFQVAAPITNLKVAAILEKANSLRHAMAGSDDDHDSDSWSE; encoded by the exons ATGACGTTGACGAGATACCAGATACGGAACGAGTACGGCTTGGCGGATAAGGAGCTCTACAGCGATAAGGAAGATGCTGAAGTTTTGCTCGAAGGTTCATCGATGGCTGGACTCGTCGGCCTTTTGCGCCAGCTTGGCGACCTCGCTGA GTTTGCTGGTGAAGTGTTCCATAACCTGCATGAAGAACTAATGACAACTTCAGCACGAGGACAAGGTTTGGCAATTCGTCTTCAACAGCTTGAAGCACAAGTTCCTAATTCGGTTGAGATACCTATTTTGTCTCAAACCGATCATTCAACTTTCTTTTACGATCCAG GATTGGAATGGCATTCTACTTTGAAAACAGAAGAACATCTAATTTATCCACACAAGTTGCCTCATTGTATAATTGATTCATATGAGGAATGTCGTGGTCCGCCCCAGCTCTACCTTCTTGACAA GTTTGATGTTGATGGGTCTGGATCATGCTTGAAGCGTTACTCTGACCCATCTTTGTTGAAGAAGCTTACTGCATCACAACTCAGCAAAGATGAGAGACCAATCAAACCAAAG AAGAAAGCATCACACATTAGTAATGGAGAGAGAACACTTGGGGATTCACAAACATCACATGCTAA GTTGAATCAGCTCTTCTTAATGGACCATGCTGAAGATCCAGAAATCACAGTTAAACTAAAGAGAAGACATCTGAATGGACCTCCTCCAATTAACTCAAGCTCTGGGACTGGTTACATGGAGAAGTTCCTGAAGAATTCTTTGCCCTACTGTGAAAGAGTTCATGAGACACTGGATCAGTCATCTTCGGCAATGGAAACTGATGAAGTTTCAACATGCAACGTACGAGTAGACCTATCAACAACACCTTCTTTGGTTTATCCAAGCAATGGAGAGACTAGAAAAGAGAGGGAAATGGAAGCCATTGCTGATGATGAAAGAGAGGGAGGAGAAGCAATGGTTTGTGTAGAAAAAAGAAGCTCTTCTGTGAACAATGACACAGATGCACCACTTGCTTCCACAGAGACGGCAGCAGACAAGGCTGATGTGACTCAAACAGGGGTCCTGGCTTCTAATGTTTTGCACCACTCAACGGAGGAAGGAACATCTGAGGGTGGGACCAAAGATGTTCAGACAAATGACGTTGAGGATGATCATTCGCAACATGTTTTCAGTGTGGAGACTGGATCTGAGATGTCTTTAACCGGTTTAGTGGAAGACCAGttctcttccttaaccaatcAAGGGACAGAGAAAGAGTCTGATGATTgtcttctttttgaaaatcaacaCATTAGCACATCCGACAACTTTGAAGATTTATCTGTGGATGCTGATGCAGTACATGACAGTGCTGTcccaaaaaaagaagatgaaaccAGCTCACAAGATGGATATTCCGTGAATACCGAACACGCTGGACACATTTCAACTTTTAATATCAGCTCAGAAGTTAGAGATCTGATATTAGATACTACCCCAAGAGATCTTCACACAGGAAACATAACCCCCTCGGCCTCATCTTGGCAAGAAGACGCCTTAGCCAACTCTGATCTAGCTGAGATATCATCAGATTCTGGACAAGAGGATCCACAATCTATGTCTATCATTGCAGATGGGAGAAGTGAGCTTGAGGTTCAGATTCTTGATACTCAAAGTGATGGTACTGTATTTGCAGGAGATAACCAGGCCATGCTGAATGATGAGGTCAGTGAGACCGTACCCGAAGAAGACTTGGAAACTATTAGTGATCCACATGAATGTCTTCCAGGTACTCAAGAATGTTTTTCACCTGAGTATTACATACAGACACATAGCCAAGGAGGGCAAGAGAGTCAATCTGAAACAGACTCAGAAAATACAACAGCAGAAGCAGCAGCCGAGTTTCTTCCTCCACAAGATGTTCCTCTTGGTGTTCAGTGCTCAACTTCAGAGGAAACACTAACATGCAACGAAAATGAAGCTGAAGTagaagctcttaatgcaccaCACCAAGGAGATATCACATCACTAAATGGTAATATCCCTGAGTCTGTTCTCTCCATGGGTCCGACTGATCAAGAAAATTGCTTGGATGTGCCCATGGCTCCCTTCTCCACGTCCCTCCATGTAACACCTCTGGAAGATCTTGAAATAACGCCTCCTCTCCCGCCTCTCCCTCCAACACAATGGTGGATGGGGAAGCTGGTTGAATCTGTTAAAACAACAGAAACTCAGTTCTCCCCAGTGCCATACAATGGGAACAACAGTTTCTACATTCACAGGGATGAGAAGATACATAATGGAGTAGTTCAAGCGACCGAGGCACAAGATCTGTCAGAAGCCTCAGTTACAGCAAGTGAAAACCAGCTTCGGAATGAACCATCTAAAGCAACAGAGGAGGAACAGTCTCCTTCAGAATCAGTTGCTTGGGAGTCACTACTCACACCAGAAGCTACACCAGAGCCAGAATCAACCGAAGGCTTAGAAGCACTTGAGTGGTTTAGTCAGAACTTAAAAGCGCATACCAATACTAACCTTACAAAATTAGAAGAGGAACCTCAGCTTGATCATCcactagaatcaccaggagaAACAGAAGGAGATAATATATCATATGAATATAATGAGAAAGTTGAGAAGCTTCCAAGAGACAAGGAGTCTCTTGTTCTTGGCATCGATAGAAGCATG TTGAGGAAGGTGTCTGAAAGAAACAGGACACAACTTGGAGCTCGAGAGGATGAGAATGATTCACTACTGGAGATCATACGCAGCAAG TCATTCAACTTGAGACCAGCAGATGCATCGGTGAGACACAACTTTCAAGTAGCTGCTCCCATAACCAACTTGAAGGTCGCTGCAATTCTAGAGAAAGCCAATAGTCTTCGCCAT GCAATGGCGGGAAGCGACGACGACCACGATTCAGATAGCTGGAGTGAGTGA
- the LOC103838045 gene encoding 4-coumarate--CoA ligase-like 1: MEAQKQDNEHIFRSLYPSVPIPDKLTLPEFVLQGVEEFTENVAFVEAVTGKAVTYGDVVRDTKRLAKALTSLGLRKGQVMVVVLPNVAEYGIIALGIMSAGGVFSGANPTALVSEIKKQVEASGARGIITDSTNFEKVKALGLPVIVLGEEKIEGAVNWKDLLEAGDRSGDNNREKILQTDLCALPFSSGTTGLQKGVMLTHRNLIANLCSTLFSVRSEMIGQIVTLGLIPFFHIYGIVGICCATMKNKGKVVAMSRYDLRLFLNALITHEVLFAPIVPPIILNLVKNPIVDEFDLSKLKLRSVMTAAAPLAPELLTAFEAKFPNVQVQEAYGLTEHSCITLTHGDPDKGQGIAKRNSVGFILPNLEVKFIDPDTGRSLPKNTSGELCVRSQCVMQGYFENKEETEKTIDEEGWLHTGDIGYIDDDGDIFIVDRIKELIKYKGFQVAPAELEAILLTHPSVEDVAVVPLPDEEAGEIPVACVVMNPKAKEKEEDILSFVAANVAHYKKIRAVHFVDSIPKSLSGKIMRRLLRDNILSIKKTLF, encoded by the exons ATGGAGGCTCAAAAGCAAGACAATGAACACATTTTCCGCAGTCTATATCCATCTGTGCCCATTCCCGACAAGCTTACACTG CCTGAGTTTGTGCTCCAAGGAGTAGAAGAATTCACAGAGAATGTGGCGTTCGTTGAAGCTGTGACCGGTAAAGCCGTCACGTACGGTGATGTAGTGAGAGATACAAAGAGGCTAGCCAAAGCGTTGACCTCACTTGGACTAAGGAAAGGTCAAGTAATGGTTGTGGTTCTACCAAATGTCGCCGAGTATGGGATTATTGCCCTTGGCATTATGTCCGCCGGTGGAGTTTTCTCTGGCGCTAATCCGACGGCTCTTGTCTCCGAGATCAAGAAGCAAGTTGAAGCTTCTGGTGCTAGAGGAATCATCACTGATTCTACTAACTTCGAAAAG GTGAAGGCTTTAGGCTTACCGGTAATAGTGTTAGGTGAAGAGAAGATCGAAGGAGCAGTGAACTGGAAAGATCTTCTAGAAGCAGGAGACAGATCTGGAGATAACAACAGAGAGAAGATACTTCAGACAGATCTATGTGCACTTCCCTTCTCTTCAGGCACAACAGGATTACAAAAAGGAGTGATGCTCACACATCGCAACCTCATAGCAAATCTTTGCTCTACTCTCTTCAGCGTCCGGTCTGAAATGATCGGCCAGATCGTGACTCTTGGTTTGATTCCGTTCTTTCACATTTACGGTATCGTTGGAATCTGTTGTGCTACGATGAAGAATAAAGGCAAAGTTGTTGCTATGAGTCGGTATGATCTAAGGCTTTTCTTGAATGCTTTGATTACTCATGAGGTCTTGTTTGCGCCTATTGTTCCACCTATTATATTGAATCTTGTCAAGAATCCGATCGTCGATGAGTTTGATCTTTCTAAGCTTAAACTCCGTTCTGTTATGACGGCTGCTGCTCCCTTAGCCCCCGAGCTTCTCACTGCCTTTGAAGCCAAGTTTCCTAATGTTCAAGTCCAAGAG GCTTACGGATTAACGGAGCATAGCTGCATTACTTTAACTCACGGTGATCCTGATAAAGGACAAGGAATCGCGAAACGAAACTCTGTCGGTTTTATACTTCCCAATCTCGAGGTGAAGTTCATAGATCCTGACACTGGCCGGTCGCTTCCGAAGAACACTTCTGGTGAGCTCTGTGTGCGGAGCCAATGTGTGATGCAAGGTTACTTCGAGAACAAGGAAGAGACGGAGAAGACGATCGATGAAGAAGGTTGGCTTCACACTGGAGATATAGGTTACATTGATGATGATGGAGACATTTTCATCGTTGATCGCATCAAAGAACTTATCAAATACAAGGGCTTTCAG GTGGCTCCGGCGGAGCTTGAAGCTATTCTACTCACTCATCCATCAGTTGAAGACGTAGCCGTTGTGCC GTTACCGGACGAGGAAGCGGGAGAGATTCCGGTGGCTTGTGTTGTGATGAATCCAAAAgcgaaagagaaagaagaagacatcCTTAGCTTTGTTGCTGCAAATGTGGCTCACTACAAAAAGATCAGAGCCGTCCATTTTGTGGATTCAATTCCCAAGTCTCTCTCTGGTAAAATCATGAGGAGGCTTCTCAGAGACAACATCCTCAGCATCAAGAAAACGCTATTCTAA
- the LOC103838047 gene encoding metacaspase-5, with protein MIRRFTTQIIKSSPMVKKAVLIGINYPGTEGELRGCVNDVKRMHKCLVDRFGFSEENITELIDTDKSKIQPTGKNIRQALSELVGSANPGDVLFVHYSGHGVRLPLETGEDDDTGFDECIVPCDMNNITDDEIREIVDKVPEDCSITIVSDSCHSGGLIDATKEQIGESTKKTGKAVKTEEIEQEERRNGVHVVNRSLSLESMINMLKQESGNDDIEVGSIRRFLLHAFGEDASPKVQETEGLKAATKKQVVRKKDKGILLSGCQTDQTSGDVRTKGQAYGAFSDAIQIILDETKGKKITNKELVLGVKELLEYECYPQQPGLYCSDSNADAPFIC; from the exons ATGATAAGAAGATTCACAACACAAATCATCAAATCATCACCGATGGTGAAGAAAGCAGTACTGATTGGGATCAACTACCCAGGAACCGAGGGAGAGTTACGTGGCTGCGTCAATGACGTCAAGCGAATGCACAAATGCCTCGTTGACCGGTTCGGATTCTCAGAGGAAAACATCACCGAGCTGATTGATACCGACAAATCCAAGATCCAACCCACTGGTAAGAACATACGACAGGCATTGTCGGAGCTTGTGGGATCAGCTAACCCTGGAGATGTTCTCTTCGTACACTACAGTGGACACGGTGTGAGGCTGCCTCTGGAGACTGGTGAAGACGATGATACTGGTTTCGATGAGTGTATTGTTCCCTGTGATATGAACAACATCACTG atgATGAAATCAGGGAGATTGTTGATAAGGTGCCTGAAGACTGCTCTATTACAATAGTCTCGGACTCTTGTCATAGTGGTGGTCTCATTGACGCAACCAAGGAGCAGATCGGAGAGAGCACCAAGAAGACGGGGAAAGCTGTAAAGACTGAGGAGATTGAACAAGAAGAGAGGAGGAACGGAGTCCATGTGGTAAACAGATCTCTGTCTCTGGAGAGTATGATCAATATGCTAAAGCAAGAATCAGGAAATGATGATATAGAGGTGGGGAGTATCAGGAGGTTTCTTCTCCATGCGTTTGGAGAAGATGCATCTCCAAAAGTGCAGGAAACTGAAGGCCTCAAGGCGGCGACGAAGAAACAAGTGGTGAGAAAGAAAGACAAGGGCATTTTGCTAAGTGGATGTCAGACTGATCAGACTTCAGGAGATGTACGCACCAAGGGACAAGCATATGGAGCATTCAGCGATGCAATACAGATAATACTTGATGAGACAAAAGGTAAGAAGATCACAAACAAAGAACTGGTTTTAGGTGTGAAAGAGCTTCTTGAGTATGAATGTTATCCTCAACAACCGGGGCTATATTGCAGCGATAGTAATGCTGATGCTCCATTCATATGCTGA
- the LOC103838048 gene encoding zinc finger A20 and AN1 domain-containing stress-associated protein 1-like → MNLCSKCYHDLRVTQEASFEPETSLESALASSSSSSESSGTAAQTSAKTRRCLSCNKKVGLMGFKCKCGSTFCGDHRYPENHECEFDFRGQGRDAISKANPLVKGEKVKRF, encoded by the coding sequence ATGAACCTCTGCTCCAAATGCTATCACGACCTCAGAGTCACCCAAGAAGCCTCCTTCGAACCCGAAACCTCCCTTGAATCTGCTCTTgcgtcgtcatcatcatcatcagagagCAGTGGAACGGCTGCACAGACTAGTGCCAAGACGAGGAGGTGCTTGAGCTGTAACAAGAAAGTGGGCTTGATGGGGTTTAAGTGCAAGTGTGGGAGTACATTCTGCGGAGACCATAGATATCCCGAGAATCACGAATGCGAGTTCGATTTCAGAGGACAAGGAAGAGATGCGATTAGCAAAGCTAATCCCTTGGTGAAGGGTGAAAAGGTCAAGAGATTCTAA
- the LOC103838049 gene encoding copper chaperone for superoxide dismutase, chloroplastic/cytosolic isoform X3: protein MMSFLRSVATIPRAASATPTESSLHSFSSTKPQTFPFPSSQRSLPRLRWGYKRIFASSPMACVPQGKHSWCINEYGDLTKGAASTGNIYNPLQDDETATQLPGDLGTLEADQNGEALYTVKKEKMKVTDLIGRAVVVYETEDMSLQGITAAVVARSGEVGESCRKLCSCDGTTVWEATVY, encoded by the exons ATGATGTCATTTCTGAGGTCAGTGGCAACGATCCCACGAGCTGCATCTGCGACTCCGACCGAGTCTTCACTCCATTCTTTCTCCTCTACCAAACCTCAGACATTCCCCTTTCCATCTTCTCAGCGATCTTTGCCTAGACTTCGTTGGGGATACAAGAGAATCTTTGCTAGCTCTCCCATGGCGTGTGTTCCTCAAG GAAAACACAGTTGGTGTATCAATGAGTATGGAGATCTCACAAAAGGAGCTGCTTCTACAGGGAATATATACAATCCTTTACAAGATGATGAAACCGCCACACAG CTACCAGGCGACCTAGGAACGTTGGAGGCAGACCAAAATGGAGAAGCGTTATATACGGtaaagaaagagaagatgaaggTAACGGATCTGATTGGACGAGCTGTTGTGGTTTATGAAACAGAGGATATGTCGTTACAGGGGATTACTGCTGCTGTTGTTGCTAGAAGCGGAGAAGTAGGAGAGAGTTGCAGAAAGCTTTGTTCTTGTGATGGAACCACCGTTTGGGAAGCTACTGTTTACTGA
- the LOC103838049 gene encoding copper chaperone for superoxide dismutase, chloroplastic/cytosolic isoform X2, giving the protein MMSFLRSVATIPRAASATPTESSLHSFSSTKPQTFPFPSSQRSLPRLRWGYKRIFASSPMACVPQATAVSEFKGPAIFGVVRFVQISMENVIIEASFGGLSPGKHSWCINEYGDLTKGAASTGNIYNPLQDDETATQLPGDLGTLEADQNGEALYTVKKEKMKVTDLIGRAVVVYETEDMSLQGITAAVVARSGEVGESCRKLCSCDGTTVWEATVY; this is encoded by the exons ATGATGTCATTTCTGAGGTCAGTGGCAACGATCCCACGAGCTGCATCTGCGACTCCGACCGAGTCTTCACTCCATTCTTTCTCCTCTACCAAACCTCAGACATTCCCCTTTCCATCTTCTCAGCGATCTTTGCCTAGACTTCGTTGGGGATACAAGAGAATCTTTGCTAGCTCTCCCATGGCGTGTGTTCCTCAAG cTACTGCAGTATCAGAATTCAAAGGCCCAGCCATCTTCGGTGTGGTTCGATTCGTTCAAATTTCCATGGAAAATGTAATAATTGAAGCCAGTTTTGGTGGGTTGTCTCCAGGAAAACACAGTTGGTGTATCAATGAGTATGGAGATCTCACAAAAGGAGCTGCTTCTACAGGGAATATATACAATCCTTTACAAGATGATGAAACCGCCACACAG CTACCAGGCGACCTAGGAACGTTGGAGGCAGACCAAAATGGAGAAGCGTTATATACGGtaaagaaagagaagatgaaggTAACGGATCTGATTGGACGAGCTGTTGTGGTTTATGAAACAGAGGATATGTCGTTACAGGGGATTACTGCTGCTGTTGTTGCTAGAAGCGGAGAAGTAGGAGAGAGTTGCAGAAAGCTTTGTTCTTGTGATGGAACCACCGTTTGGGAAGCTACTGTTTACTGA
- the LOC103838049 gene encoding copper chaperone for superoxide dismutase, chloroplastic/cytosolic isoform X1, producing MMSFLRSVATIPRAASATPTESSLHSFSSTKPQTFPFPSSQRSLPRLRWGYKRIFASSPMACVPQVSATAVSEFKGPAIFGVVRFVQISMENVIIEASFGGLSPGKHSWCINEYGDLTKGAASTGNIYNPLQDDETATQLPGDLGTLEADQNGEALYTVKKEKMKVTDLIGRAVVVYETEDMSLQGITAAVVARSGEVGESCRKLCSCDGTTVWEATVY from the exons ATGATGTCATTTCTGAGGTCAGTGGCAACGATCCCACGAGCTGCATCTGCGACTCCGACCGAGTCTTCACTCCATTCTTTCTCCTCTACCAAACCTCAGACATTCCCCTTTCCATCTTCTCAGCGATCTTTGCCTAGACTTCGTTGGGGATACAAGAGAATCTTTGCTAGCTCTCCCATGGCGTGTGTTCCTCAAG tttcagcTACTGCAGTATCAGAATTCAAAGGCCCAGCCATCTTCGGTGTGGTTCGATTCGTTCAAATTTCCATGGAAAATGTAATAATTGAAGCCAGTTTTGGTGGGTTGTCTCCAGGAAAACACAGTTGGTGTATCAATGAGTATGGAGATCTCACAAAAGGAGCTGCTTCTACAGGGAATATATACAATCCTTTACAAGATGATGAAACCGCCACACAG CTACCAGGCGACCTAGGAACGTTGGAGGCAGACCAAAATGGAGAAGCGTTATATACGGtaaagaaagagaagatgaaggTAACGGATCTGATTGGACGAGCTGTTGTGGTTTATGAAACAGAGGATATGTCGTTACAGGGGATTACTGCTGCTGTTGTTGCTAGAAGCGGAGAAGTAGGAGAGAGTTGCAGAAAGCTTTGTTCTTGTGATGGAACCACCGTTTGGGAAGCTACTGTTTACTGA